DNA from Gracilinanus agilis isolate LMUSP501 chromosome 3, AgileGrace, whole genome shotgun sequence:
AACACCCAGATGTGGCTAGTTCTGTTGTACCAAAAATTACTTGGCACACAGACATAAATTTGGTGAATCATAAATTGTttagcatggggggggggggagggaggttaAGTCAGTTTTGACATCTAGCCTCCAGGGAAACTACCACGAAaggggaaagaattagaaagcaagtagtaagagaaaatgaaaaaaaagactaaaattatGAAAAGGCATGGGAAGTAAAACTCTATTAAGGAGCATGATTATAAACATACATTCAAACAGGGAAGGTATGAATAATAGAAGGGAAAACGGATCCTACGTCAGAGAAAGCATTTAGGTATGTATGAATGTATtgcaagagaaaggaaaatgattcaaATGTCTATCTGTGGTCCCTGTGGATTTCTCAGAGATCATAGAACCTCAGAAAAATGCATCTGAAttatttaaaagggaaataagagtTGTGAGAATATAATTATGGCTTGTACATTAGAAATAAttggcagaatagaaaaacttgaatccatgGTGACAtatctcaccaaagaaacaaaagagaggacAATTGATTAGCAATGCACTTCACATCAAAGTGAAGacaatctagaagaagaaaagcaaaaagcagtaatattaaaataaattatacatctcccagaagaacatgaaaagtaaaacaaaagtcTAAACAAGACaatataagaaataatacaaaaaaaagatcCATATATAAGTGTGGAACTTACTTATAGAattagaagacaaaaaaattagaGGGAGGAAGTGGAGGGGAATATGTGATATACCCTAGTTAAGTCAAAGGCTAACAATGAAGGTAAAATAATGTCTGTAGTCTCTTAGGATgtagagtagtgattcccaaagtgggcgcgactgccccctggtgggtgctgcagcgatccaggaaagtggtgatggccacaggggcatttatctttcctattaattgctattaaaataaaaaaaattaatttccagggggctaagtaatattttttggaatgggggcagtaggtcaaaaaagtttgggaaccactgctatagagagACTACAGGAAAATGTGCAAGGATGCCAAATGGGGAATTGAAAATGGAGCTTAAGGGTGTAAATCTTAATTTCAGTGGTGGGAGGGGATAACCCTGATGAATGATCATGTAGGAGAAGAGATATAGTTTATAAAAGGAGTTGGGGACCTTACAATATGTATTATCTGTAGGGATTTTGCCCTTTGAAAAAGCCATTTATTCTCCTGAGACAGGTCTCAGGAGAAGTGAAATCAGAGATCCTAGGGGCTACTGACACCTAAGGAGAGCATGGGCCTGAAGAGATtgatggaaaattggaaaaagttATCGGGGGAGGGCAAAAggggagaaatgaaggaaattaaggaaatagagaaatattCTTATCATGGAGACAATATCCTCTCTACctcttaaagaaattaatatttataagaatgagacacaacagaaaaaagaagattGGAGCAAACTCAAAAAGACAATACAGAAACTCTTTAGAAGAGAGAATCAAAGTAGGAACTACCAAATTTTAATCCATGAGGAATATAGAGAACAAAGCAACATATAAATGTAAAAACTATGTATCAAAGAATCAAAATctagaaaaatagagagaaaaataaataatgaagaaaatagagaaagatgcttttttaaaataaaaaggcatggaaaacaaaaaaattaaaaaccctaatcaacaaaacaagttgaaggggaggagagaaaggaggattctattttacttaattatgaataaaaacaaagggggaagaattatatgattatattaaaaataagcaagaaagaaaCCAAATAGTAAAACTTTAGAACTCTGGAAAGTGCCAGCTAACAAATAGGAGGGTcttgagagagagggaaaaggagcagAAGACAAAAAAGGTTGTCTTGAAATATTTTAATCTAAGAAGAGACATAGTACTACAtttacagagaaagaagggaaaatctTAATTTCAGAAAACCTCAATTTATAGACAGAGGgggaaaatgacttaaataaTTCCAGAGAGTTAAAAAAGTTGGCAACTTAGAAGAGAAGTCTAAACACCACTGTCTGTTGCTTATGAAAACTCTGTTGTTTATGAGAAACAGACAAGATGGAATAAAAATGAGGAACaaattttattatgtattaaatGAAGCCACAAAGCTGGCTGTTACAATCATGcaaaaaacaaatcaaactttcagaataaacaaggaaactacattATGCTGAAAGAAGTCATAGACAATTAGCCCATATCAATATTAAGCTTCTATGCTTCAAATATTTTAGCTTTTAAATTCGCAAGAGATTAAAAGACTACCACAAGGCACAGATACAATAGTGATAGGAGATTTTAGTGTCCCTCTCTCAGTTTTGGATAAGTTTAataggaagagaaacaaaaggaaaaatatagaacTGAACAAATTACTTGAGAAACTAGAAGACCCTGCCCTCCTGAAATTTATTGAATTAGTTAgtcctgcattttaggaaaatcacattagtGGCTAAATTGAGGTTGAGTTGGAGTtgagagagacttgaggccaGATCTATCAGCAAACTATTGTAATGATCCATGTATGAAGTGACAAGTGTCTGCATTAGAGTGATGGCAGTGTCAGTGGAGAAAAGGGAGCATATTGAGGGATGTTATAGAAGTGAAATCAATAGATCTTGGCAACAGATGGGATATTGAGTTACCAGATAATGATGAGTTGAGAATAActtctaggttgtgagcctgagggactgggaagatggtgctgtccttgacagtaatagggaagacatagaggtaggatttggggagaaagataataaattctcttttggacatattgagtttcaGGTGTCTtttggacatccagtttgagaagTCTGAAATGTCTGAGATGCAAGGTTGGAGGTCAGTAGAGAGATTGGGGCAGGTTTGAGAATCCAGAGGAGCTGATGAGGTAACCCAGGAAATCAGtatataagaaaagagaaaacagccTGGGCAGAATTCAGAGGGACATCCATTGTTAAAAGGCATCATCTGGGTAAGAATGAATggtaagaaaatggaagagaactaGGAGAAAGTGGTGTTCCAAAAACTTAGAGAGAAGATATTATTAAGAAGaatagaggaaacaataaagtcaAATGCTGCAGGGAGgttgagaaaaatgaggattgagaaattTTCACGGGTTAGGTAAGAAATAATTGGTatttttggagagagtagttcTGGTGGAATTTTAAGGGGTTTGTtaggggttaagaagagagtgagaagaaagcTACCTATTGTAGATGGCCTTTTTGAGGATTTAGATACAAAGGCACAAGTGACATAGGATGatagcagagacagaaagatcaaatgaggaTGTTTACCCCATCCCCCAGGATTCAGAAGACATgaacatgtttgtaggcagtaggaaatgagccAATTgacagggagagaaaaaaacaggTGATAAAGTGGAGATAACAGAGTGGGTAATCTGCTTGAACAAAAAGAGGGATTAACCTTGCTAAGGAATTTTATCACCTGAGACATTGGTAAAGGAGGAAACAGTGGCAGAAGGCACCTGAGTGATAGAAGATgatgaagaggggaggagatggAATTCATAGCCATTTTTCCCTGTAAAATATGAGACAGTGATCTCTGCTGATAGAGTAGAGAGGAAGGGAGCTACAGGAAGTTTAAGGAgagatgaaaaagtttggaaaagtcATTGTGGAAAATTAATTAAGAGCTGATAAAGGAGGTTTAGTAGAATTGCCTAGCAACAGGTAGGGTCCAGTTGAAATTgcataatataaatttgtagaaCAGTTATGTAATTTTTTCACCTTCATTCAGCAAGCACATGTATAGGAGCAAAGGTGTCAAATGGTGGGAAAGGCAGCCAAGGCTTACACTTGACTGAGGCAAAACCAAATTAAATTGGTTTACCAAGGGGTCAAGacgaagagaaaagaagaaagtggagGTGCAGAGGATATGGTCTGGGAGAGAACTGAGGTGCCAGGGTATTAAAGGTCAAGATGAGGATTAACAGTAGTGTTTTGTAAAGGAAATAAGTGTTAGGTAAAatctcaaaattccttttttctaattGGTAAtgattgggaattttttttatgtgGCTATGGATAACTtagattttttcccttgataatgttgtatgtatgtgtgtgtgtgtgtgtgtgtgtgtgtgtgtgtgtgtacaaaataACCCTACTAGATCTACCTGATggcaatttctttttgttctgtttATGACTGCAGCAAAAGGGCACTGAGACAACCAGTGAAAAGGAGAAGTCCTCTGGTGAGAATggtaagataatataataaactCATAGGCATAGACAGAACAATGAGGTAAAGCATTAGGTTGATTGAACACAGGAAGGCATAAGcccaaatcttgcctctgaaacTTATAGCTGTATGATTTTGTAACTTAATCTCCTTTTATGTCTGAGACAATGAAATCCGTAAGAATAATTTACTATGTCATGTATGAGATGTGATCTGAATTGGTTCAGGAATTTCCCATAAAAGGAGTTCCCTATACTGATAAAACACAGAAACCTTTATACATTTGAggatatatataacataatacacatatacacatgcataatgaaatacatttatatgcatatatacaatacatatgtgtataaccATATGCATGCATgtctaatatacatatatatacatctatatgttAATGTTGTCATAACTCTCTTTGCAACTTATAATTTTAGTGCTTGGGAAATTAAAAGTTTAAGTCATTTCTATAGGTCACAGAACTAGTCTCAGAGgctagatgtgaacccaggtaTCTCTGAATCCCGGATCAACTCTCCATCTATTATGCTATGCACTCTGCTGAGTCTCTCTCCTATTATCCTGAATGTGTGTgcataaaataaagaattatgtaaattaaacaataaaaaagtatttacaaAATGCTTACTATATAGCAAGCAGTGTGCTAGGTATTGAGGATGCATAGTAAAAAGAAATATCCTCACCCTAATGTATATTATGCATTATTGAGGTGGAGAAGAGGGAGACCATATATACATGTCATctgtactttttctttcttttaacccagaatttaatctctttaaaaaacttataaatatgaaaaaatgttactttACAATGTTTCTATTGCTTGTGATATttgcaagtcaattaatctctttacttttttcctttggaatgCTTCAAATATTTCTCTGTTGCCAAAGGTCCATTCTTTTCATTTGATGATTAAATTCAGTATATTGGATTTGGGGTTGTAGCTATGTTATTCCattcttatcttttatttttcatcattatggAAAAACTTTGGTTTATTCTAGtctattttctttcacatttgaGCATCTTTTCCCTGGCTGTTTACCTCTCATTCCATATATTGAATTTACATTATCACTTGTGGATTTGGTCCCCAAAGTGTGGCTACTACTTTGGATTCTAGGGTACCCTATGTTAAGGCATGAGTTCACCCTAAATGTAAAGTAAATTGTCCCTCAAATACATGCATGGGCAGCACAAGCACAGAAGGCATGAGTAGTGAGGCACATATAGAGAAATCCCATTGTTAAGTTTGCTCACTCTTCTAGTTTGTCTCCTAATGAAGTCTCCACAAAGTTTAACTCTCGATTAGTAGGGATAACTCTCTTTTGGCCAGTTAGCCTCTTCTCTGCTTCTAGGCATCATACTTCTTGAAGTTGACTTTAATCTCAAGCACCTGTCTATCTGTATCCATGTCTGCCTGGAATTCCTTCATTAGCTATGCCTTCAATTTTCTCAAAATTCTGGATATGATGTCCCTTTTTGGGCAAATTACTCCACTGGATGCCATGTCCAATTGCACAGgctagaagagagagaaacatcCTATTCCTTCCTCAAAAGCAATTTGTTCTCAGGGGGCTGAACTTGTTCTAAACTTCTTGTTCCTGCTATGGATtagctatttaagatttttcaggGGTAtagatagtttaatttttttctgtaaaaaaaaatcagttccttcagaggaaagaaaattccATTCAATTCCATCTGAGAAAGGGATTCACAATTAGTAAAAAGGCTGacaacactttttttcttttctttttctttctttccttttctttcacttaccttctatcttagaatcagtactaagtataggttccaaggcagcagaatggTAAGTGTTAAGCCAACAGGGATTaagaagcaatttgcccaaggtcaaagaactaggaagagtctgaggccaaatttgaactcagggcctcccatctccaaggctggctttctattcactgagccacctagctgcccttgtgaTAATACCTTCTTAACACATCAACACTTAATCATCTGTGGAACAGTGAAGTGACTTTAATTGAAATGAGGGGTGAATATAAACTATTCAACTCTCTAATATTGTGTGATACTGACTCTCTGTTGCCCACTTAGCATTCTCTGTAATTTTTAGGGAACTAGGAAGTCTCTGACAATGGCTTTAGTGCCCAATCAAATGTTTTCAGTATAGTGGGTGTTCCCCTTATCCTACTTCTATTTAACCACATAAAGTtggattagcttttacaaagaaatatttgctCTTGAAGGTATAatcaaaaatatacaaatattctcTAACACGGAGAAGGCATAATCATTCCCCCTTATCCTGTAACACCTCAGTctctggaaaggggatggggaTTGTTTTCATAGCTTAATTCAGTTTCTACAGACCACAGTCCCAAGTTCCAAATCTGAAACAACCACTGAGCTCAAAATCCAGGTACCACTGGCTTCTCCAGGCAGActggcttttaaaattttttaaataaaaatattaatttttaacatctcttttttgtgcttattttggtttggtttgtttaattttaaaaaatgtacatttagtttgttaattctctctttttctacttgGTCAATGAATGTTTATATGGATATGGTTTTCCTCTTGGGGAGTGATTTAGATATATCTCAGAAATTTTGTAATAttgtttcatcattataattttcttttgcatAAGTATGAAttgtttctcttattctttttaaaaaactttactttctatcttagtaacaactctaaaactgAAGGGCAAGagaaatatggttaagtgacttgcctagggtcacactgttaggaagtgtctgaggccacagttGAATCTAAAACCTCTCATCTTTGGGCCtcgatctcaatccactgagccaccaagctgcccactTGTCTGTATCTTCCTGTAGTTAAGTTAATTTTCCTTTGAAACTTTATGTGCTAAGACATTTGGATgcatatgtttaatatttttttaaaacccttacctcccgtcttggaatcaatactgtgtattggctttgaggtagaagagtggtaaaggctaggcaatgggggttaagtgacttgccctgggtcacacagttaggaattgtctgaggtcagatttgaacctaggacctcccatctctagacctggctctcaatccactgagccactcagctgcccccctacatatatttaatattgatagtGTTTGTCATCTTTAGTTTCAGCACAATATAACTACCTTGTTTActcctttttatgtttttaatatttgtttatgtTTTGTCTGATACATAAACTTCTTATGCATAGCAAACTTGTTCTAAgccctcatttttattctttatatgtctttttttaatatgcAACAGTTAGTAGGGTTCTGTTTGTTGTTAAATTCCATATATCAGTcttctttttattgaattatttaatttatttacatataaagaTATGGGAGTTAGGTTTATAGTTTCCTTGATTTgtctctaataattttttttccaaattgggatttcctcccttttctctgtaATCATAGAActaaatttttttcagtcattttagctGAATATATTTTAAGACAACCATATattccatatttctcttttcttcagccTTAAGCCTccttactcttttctttttattactcttttcctgttttttaaagttttgcttaacttattagtttttatttcttccttttatctacttatttctcccttttcaattttcttctcagTTATATAATCAAGTaaaaccttttttctttctctccttttttcttcttcccttcattatttgtcttcctttttttttggtctattttagacttttctttcttgattAATGACCTATatagtttttctttattccttgttTCCTCATGGGATTAAAGCTTATAAGGTACCTATTTTAGGTTTCCTCTTCTgttgttcatctttccttttgaagaggatcaatgatatTATAAGGTGATGCATTGAACtgcaagtgaattggatttaaatggaAAGAGTTGCAAGCAGttgtctgcctctctctttcttctaagATTATCAAAGACCAGTCACaacacaaaagtcaggatgattggtaATGGCCTGGgaagcagtggatgaccttggcatcttcagtcTCTGACCAAGCTTCTAAGGGCTCCAAACCATTTGTTTTAGGTATCTTCATGATTGTTAGAACAGATCGTGCCCATTCATCCATTCCAcaagaggaagtcttcacatgcttaggacAGACATCATTTTATGTCAGCGATAGATCTGAGGCCTGTGGATTAccttcaacttggtttagcccatccATCAAAATGGTTTTACAGGGTGTGCCTGTTGGTGCATGCTCCAGTTTTTTTGAGCTACACCTGAGACTTAGGGAAAGATCAACACCAAAGATAGATGAACAGctttgaaaagggctcagcaggCCTCTATGAATACCCTATATACCCTGTTTTAAGCagtttatgtattattatattaatatcttattttttgacctttatttttttggttgtgaTTCATTCttagaaatataaattcaaataagTTATAGGTCATTGCATGATGGTATTGATTTTACTGTGTTCTTAATCATGTTTATTATTAACCTTTAATCTCTCTATGGTCATTCCAGACTCCTACCACCCATCCTCCTACATTTGCCATCAAATCTCCTTTTTGGATCCATGTTCTCCTATCTTAAGGTTGTCATTCCAGGAGCTTTCATTCCCTTTCTCTTGAAACAGAATCAAAGCACCTTATCTTTATAGGCTATGCTTATTAAAAGTTCCCTATTCCACCCCCATTGGAACATTTATCTGTGGTATAACGCTTCATCACTGAAACAagatttctctctttatttctttctttttttcactctcCTTGCAATTTCTCCCATACTTTtgtatattctcttctttctaagaAGCCACAgggattattttctctttggtaaCCTTAAAATTTATTATGGATCATCACACCCTTTTTTTCTTACTGCTCTCTACCTTTTTGTATGTCCTCCAGTCTGTAATCAAGTCCCACTAAAATTTTGACTCACTTGTTGGTAGGATGCTGTGAGATTTAGTCCATGGAATTCATGACTTATTTCTCCACCATCATTTCTATTTAGTTTTGTTCTTAGCCTTCTCTCATTATGTACATTTACAAAAGAATTTTTGATGATTTCTCTactgttttattgttgttggttGCTatatttgtttatctttcttGTATTTTTGTAGTACCTATTTTGGGTTCTCTTTTCTTCCACTATTTGCTCTATGACTTCCTTTTTCCGTTGTGATTTATGCTGAGCAGATCAATTCATTTAAGTAATATAGAGGGCATCACACTGGGAGGAATTTCTCCATGTCCGCAATTCATGTTGTTCACCATTTTAACACCTGTAAGATTTGCtgaataaaggtttttttcccccttagagaTGATTTGACGATTCTTTCAACTGACATTTTGTTCTCTATTTTCAAAAATTG
Protein-coding regions in this window:
- the PCP4 gene encoding calmodulin regulator protein PCP4; this encodes MIAETERSNEDVYPIPQDSEDMNMFQKGTETTSEKEKSSGENDGQKKIQEDFQIDMDAPETERAAVAIQSQFRKFQKKKAGSQS